The Musa acuminata AAA Group cultivar baxijiao chromosome BXJ1-8, Cavendish_Baxijiao_AAA, whole genome shotgun sequence genomic sequence ACCTTTGGCAGAAGTGCAGCGAAGTGGACTCCTCAGAACAACTGGCCGATAAGGTGCACGCTTCTCCAGGGATTCTAATGCCACGTTGAGACACTGATAGAAGTGCAGCAGTCCTTCAGCCACAGAAATAAGAAACAAACGTAGCAAAGATTGTGCGTAATGAGTGGTGATCCCACTAAAGGACTGGCCTTGTGATgatctcttttctcttttctattcAAGTGATGGGTGATGGAAGAATTCGATGCGACCGACATGCAAGAAGAATCACAGGAGATGCGCTCGTTTATTTATAGGCGTACGCTGCAACCTTCACTGGTCATCCTGTTTAGAAAACCAGGGCAGCAGCAGAGAAGAGACAAGTGCTCTGCTCAGCAGCCATGGCACAAGTCGGAGGGGCATGCAGGAGTTTTAAGCCACACCTTCTGATGACCATGGCACAGATAGGTTACACCATTCTCTACTTCATCACGGAAGCCTCTTTCAACCAGGGATTGAATCCCCATGTCTACATCACTTACAGACATATCGTTGGTGCCTTGGTCATGTGGCCTTTTGCTTACTTCCTCGAGAGGTACATGGCATTTAATTACATACAACTTCCATCACCATAACCTGAGACAGTTTCTCATGCTTTCTCCTGTTCCTTGTCGCAGAAAATTACGGCCAAAGCTCACATGGAAATTGTTTCTGGAGATATGTGCCCTTTCCTTTCTGGGGTGAGAAGAAACAACATCTTATGCATGTAGTTCAAATGCTGCCAATACCTCGTCTCATGGTTATCTTCTCATTCTACAGGGTCAGCCTAACTCTAAACATGTACTTCGCGAGCTTAAAGTACACCTCCCCGACCTTCGTCGCTTCCATGGTCAACACCATTGCTGCCATGACCTTTGTCATCGCCGTTCTACTCAGGTACTCATGCATTTTGGCTGCGAACAGTCTCACGATCAAATGCTCAACTCATTGCTCCGATGCCCGTCTCTTTGGTCTAGAATGGAGCATCTTTATCTCCGGAGTCCAAGAGGTGTGGCGAAGACTGTCGGAACCATCGTGTCGTTGGCAGGTGTTACAACCATGACGCTGTACAAAGGGCCAACCATGAAGAACTTCTGGGGACCTCTGATTCAAATCCATGGAAATGCCATCCATGAGAGTTGGCTAAAAGGATCCATTCTTACAATCACAAGctgcatcacatggtccatgtggTATATCATGCAGGTACTGATCTCCTCTGATCTCCTCTCAGCCAAAGAACATTGTAATCGTTGCTTCTATCTACAGGCGATCACATTAAAACGATATCCGGCACAACTTTCTCTTACTACGTGGATGAGCTTCATCGGGGCGGCACAATCAGCTATTTTTACAGCATTTGTAGAGCATAAACCAGCAGCGTGGAAGATCGGATTAGATGTCAAACTATGGAGTATCTTATACGCTGTAAGTCCAAGTTTCCACGACTACGTCTGTTCATCCTTCAGTACAGAGTACTTATGCGTTTGCGGACTCGGTTTCAGGGAGTCGTATGTTCTGGGTTAATAATCTACATACAACTATGGTGCACAGAGGCAAAAGGACCAGTTTTTGTCACCATGTTCAATCCTCTCTCCACGATAATGGTTGCACTTCTAGCGTACTTTGTTTTCGGTGAAAGATTGTTTCTGGGAAGGTACAAACTAAACACCCAAATGCTTCCTTCAAGTTCCATTTGTTCTGAGCTCAAATTGTTGTCTTCTTCCCTGCTGTAGCATCATAGGGGGAATAGTTGTCATCATCGGACTGTACTCGGTGCTCTGGGGCAAAGAAAGAGACCAAGAGAAAGAAACGATGAGTCCTGAAGTGACCTCTTTTGTGGCTCCTGGAAAAGAAATAGGAGGAAGCCAGGACACGTTCATGAACATGTGTGGCAAAGCAGACAACACAAAAGGATCTGAAGTGGTCTAAGCAATATCGAATGGATTCTCTGTCAATTGTTGAGCTAGTTCTGTCAACTTGTGCTTaaactctctcctctctctctctctctctctctctctctctctctatatatatatatatatatatataagcaatatTGAATGGATTCTGTGTCAATTGTTAAGCTAGTTCTGTCAACTTCTGcgttaaactctctctctctctctctctctctaatagcAATATTGAATGAATTCTCTGTCAATTGTTAAACTAGTTCTGTCAACTTCTGctttaaactctctctctctctcgtggtcTAAGCAATATTGAATGGATTCTCTGTGAATTGTTGAGCTAGTTCTGTCAACTTCTGCTTTAAATTctgtctctctatctctctctctagctTTTGAATATACCAGTGTTGTTCTATTGCTCGAACACTCCCATCAACATACAGTCTGcagaaaaatatgatatcattcCGGTTAAAAGCAGGATCAAAGAGGAGGCTCTCCGACAAGCACTTCACATTGTGTTCGATCTAATTCCTCGGTAGTAATATAATATTGCTGTCCTTTTCGATTCAGTGCAAACTCCGGTCACGAACAACTAAATAGTCCGTACCCGAAACTTTGAGAGATTACCGACACAAACACAAACGCCACTCCTTTTTCTCGCACAGTCATCTCCACCGGGCTAACTTGTTTTAAGCTCACCTGAGAGTCGGTGATGGCCACCAGTAGTGCTCGTAGGCCAACTCTGCCACTCGAGGTTAGGCAACAACAAAGCTTGCCATCGATCTACAAAGCTTTTCCTGAGCTTGCCATGACACTGATGCGTGCTGGCGATACGCCAGAAGGCGCACTCTCCAGATCCTACTGGTGATGCTTTTCTCCACTGCTTGTCTTTTGTCGAGACCTTTCCGATATATTTAAGATATATTTCATCCGTTCTGATGAGAAAAATTAACTCAGTTAACTTGTTGATCTTAAATTACTAACTTAAACTACTCAGATCTAAACTAGTAGTTGTAAACTCATATAGTATTTATAAGTACATTCAACACGATCTACCAACTGAACAATGATTTCATGTCTTGATGTGTtcctctatttatttatttaagttaATGGTAATAGACTATCTAGTAATTATACGTCCATTTAAAATTTCCCGCCCATTAGATATGAGGTAAATTGAGGTACTACAAGAATATAAACACTCATGCATTTGCTAGCATTGTCTAAACAAAACCTTATTCCGACGAAAAATGCAAGTGCATTTAGGACATTTAGCAACTAGTTCATCTAAGAGAGTAAGATAAGTCAGGTGTAGTATGCCATACGATCTTGATTCACTTTTAAAAGAATACTATAGATTTCTTAGTCACGAGTGATAAAATTATAATGACGTGATTGATACTACAGCACCAAATGATCGATGCCTCGTTGTCAAGTGGTCGACATCTCAACACCATGCGACCAACACCCGGGTGATAGATGATTGACACTTTGACGTTAAGTGATCAATTTCGTAATGTTATATGGTTGATATTTTACCATAGTATAATTATCAACATGACAAAGTGGCCTAAAAATTGTCATGAATTCAGTATACTACTACTAAAGTTAAGTTCAAAGAAAGTACATCATAACTTTAATGGTCAACACCCACTATGGATGGAGGTAATAGCACTTGAAGCTCACAGTATAAAAATGACTTCTTAGGTAcattattaatataaattttcatGCTAAAAGGCTAATTGAATCATCTAAATTACTTCATAatttaagcataaaaaatatattgttgAGTAATATCACCTAAGTCCACTATAAAATGATTTTTCAGATACATTATTAATACAATCTTTCATGTTAAAAGACTAATTGAATAGTTTGAATTACTTTGTAATTTAAACATAAGAGAGATATTGTCGGGAAGGTCTTAACATAGTTTTGCAGGAATCAATACAACTAGAGTCTGATTAGTCTGGTGTCAATGATATTAACTTGAGATTAATTCGAAAGGAGGACTTTGGTTAACTTTGATTTGAATCAGTTCCCAATTTGGACAATTAAAATATAATTCAACAACAAATAAATTTTAGATAAGAAAGTAATATATAGTGACATATAATGATATGTATAATGACATTGTTTCTAGTTTTGGTGATGacaaaatcttctttttttttttctgataatgGATTAGCTTATAAGCATACTAAGGTAAATTTTAATGGCAGAGATTATTTATGTGTCATTACTGTGACTGATAAGTGTCTAGCTGAGATTAATTCAAACTTGAACCATGAAGACGTGTTAGAAGTTGAAGGTTTTGGACCTAATACAGTCAAAACAAGAGTTGCGCACGTCAATTTTAGCTCTATAGAGG encodes the following:
- the LOC135588994 gene encoding WAT1-related protein At2g39510-like is translated as MAQVGGACRSFKPHLLMTMAQIGYTILYFITEASFNQGLNPHVYITYRHIVGALVMWPFAYFLERKLRPKLTWKLFLEICALSFLGVSLTLNMYFASLKYTSPTFVASMVNTIAAMTFVIAVLLRMEHLYLRSPRGVAKTVGTIVSLAGVTTMTLYKGPTMKNFWGPLIQIHGNAIHESWLKGSILTITSCITWSMWYIMQAITLKRYPAQLSLTTWMSFIGAAQSAIFTAFVEHKPAAWKIGLDVKLWSILYAGVVCSGLIIYIQLWCTEAKGPVFVTMFNPLSTIMVALLAYFVFGERLFLGSIIGGIVVIIGLYSVLWGKERDQEKETMSPEVTSFVAPGKEIGGSQDTFMNMCGKADNTKGSEVV